The Solanum pennellii chromosome 7, SPENNV200 DNA segment ACATCTAACAGAAATAAGCTATAATTAACTATGAACAGAGATGATCGGTAGAGCcaacaaaataagatttatTCAAATTAACTTAACGAGGAAAAAGAGCTTACCCATCTAAGTGTCACCCTCTCATCAGGAGGTCTTCTAAGCTCCACAGGACGACGACCCGTTAGCACTTCTAATAACAATACCCCAAATGAGTAGACATCACTTTTTGGTGTGAGTTGATATGTTTTCATGTACTCAGGGTCAAGGTAACCAACTGTGCCTTTCACTTGGGTTGAAACATGTGTTTTATCAGCGTCTGAGCCTCCAAGCCTGGCAAATCCAAAATCTGCAACCTTGGCACGCATGCTCTCTGTCAGGAGAATGTTTGATGACTTCACATCTCTATGGATAATTTGCTTTTCTGTGGAAAACAAAAATAGGATTGCGTCAAATTTAGATGATCGAACTAGACCGGAGGACCAAAACTAAAAACAGCACCCACTCTGATCAAAACATTTGAATCCTGGTTTAAAAGAACGgattatgaaattttgaagctCAACACATAGGAGCTACCGGATAAATACGAAGGCTTCGTAAACTATACTTGTCCGTCTTGAAAGCTAAGAATGAAAAGATCTCGCTAAACGAATCTATCATCTTTTCCCATTTCGTCATCTTTATTTATTGATCAGTAAAGGAGTTTCAAGCACCAATAAACCATTGAGAAAAGAGAATAACTAGTGATGAACAGTAGTGTACCAGCATATAGATGGAGGTAAGTTAGGCCATGAGCAATGTCAATTGCAATTTCAAGTCGCTGATGGAAATCTAAGATTTTTCCACGTCCACCTGCCAGAGAACTCAAAATTACTGTCTCCACATTTTTACCAGAGTGGAAGTTGTGGTTAATGAACTAAGTTCAAGAAATGCCATACCATCTAGATGTTCACGTAGTGTACCATTAGCTACGTATTCCGTAATGATGAGGCGTTCATTTCCCTTATCAACAAAACCAAGAAGCCTGACTAAGTTTCGGTGCTCAATTTTTGCCAAAAGCTCAACTTCACTTCTAAATTCATTGCTCAAAGCATCAAAATGCTCCtgtaaaatatttagatattaGAATAATGAAGTTTTTTCCCTCAGATAAACTAGATATTAATAGCTAAAATAAAGGAACAAGAAAGAAAAGCCAATCTTACCTCCTACAGAAGTGATTTAATATTTGGCACAAATAtctaaaatttcatatcatttcACCGCTAATACTTAATACTATAATCAGGCCTTTGATCTTAATTCATTGCATTTGAGCTTATATTGGTTTATTTTGATGTCTTAGGCACATTTTGAATTGGGAGCTAGAAGGATTAAAATGAGCAAGGAAGGATCAATGTCGCATAGTGTCGCATGGGAGAAGTGCAAAAAGCATATGAGGCAGCTGGCAACAGTGTGCGAGTAACCACTTGCATCGCAGAAGTGCCGCATCACTACTTGTCTGTGCCATGGCATAGGTGCCACATAGGCATCGCGAGAAAATTGGTCGTCTGATGTTTGTTAAGGCGTGTGTGCCTCCCTAAGCTCTGCATATTTGTCCTTGATCAATTGTTAGTGTTAGATTCATTAGTTTTATCATCCTTGAAGTAGTTGATAAATGAAAATCACTCTTTGGGGAAATTACTCTATTAACAATTTGGTAATAGTTAAGACTCATAATTGTTTATCACAAGTCTATGTCGGTTCGACACCTCGACTTTTGAATCACTATATTACTTGTACGACCACATATAAGTTGGGCATTTGGGACCAACATGGTTACCCATGAGAACTCAAGcaacaaaatatgaaaagatagaTAGCTATCAACCATGAGTATATGAAAAGATAGATATGAAAAATGGGAAGAAATCATAGAGTATTTTGTCTCTGCAGAGATTTAAATCTGAGAGCTCATGGTTCTCAACCCACCTCATTGACCACTAGGCACACTCTTGGATGCAAATTAGGAAAATTATTGACACGGCTAAGATCACAATCCCTAAACATCCcttgtaatatatatatgtatatatatacatatatatatatatagatatatatatatataaataaattattgatatgGCTTAGATCACATTCCTAATACTTTCCTTATATATAGAGAAAGGTTTGGAATCCTTATTATTGTGTAACCATATATAAGAATTAATTTCCTTTcctcttcaagattacttctctttcaTCTTTAGGGTTACTTGTAAACACTATCTAAAACCCAACATGCTTAAGGGAATAATCAAGCAATTCATTCCCAACATCTCTTATTTTCTTCCTTCGTTACATGGTATAAGAGCATTAAAGAACTTGGTACAGACTCAAATAGCTTCCGCTATAGGCCTGCGATGCTAGTCAAGGTGTGTCGCTCGTCTTACTTTCATCCCCTCAGTGTCGCTCCCCTCTCAAAATCAGTGCTCATCTCCTCGATCAAGCATCATTCATCTCTCCGGCGACCATTATGGTGACAatctttcttcttttaaaaaaaatgatacaaaaattCTCCACCATATATAGGAACTGGACTAATAAGAAAAATTTCTACCACACCAAAAAACAGTAGTTACAACAGAGGAACTAAATTAGCACATTGTTGTAGGCTTGCTTCAATTTATGGGTACTGTCTGGCCCCGAGATGACTCACAGTCACAGCCCACTGTCACACAACACTCCTGGTGAGCAGTCTCGGGGACAGGTAGCACCCATCAATCAAAGCAGCCTGCAACGATGCGCTAACATGATCTAATTTAGTTTGTTGCTGTTATAACTACTGTTTACTTGGTCGGATAGAACTATTTTCTTATCACAGTCCGGTTCCGGTATATGGTACAGGACTTTTATGTTGTTtcagaaagaaaaaggaaaaactgGAATCTTACCTTTCACCAGATGCAAGAGCGATTGAACACCTCATGTGACTGCAAGCTCAACCTAGTAAACAAAGTTTGCCTACTGACTCATTGCCAGCTCCAACAACATCATCTGCTTCAGTGGAGCATTCACCGAATGAAATTGGATATATTTGTGGCATGTTAGGAGCATACATATTGAATGCTCCAACTTGAGGAGGGAAGTGTTAAGAATTAGGAATCATTAATAAGGCAAGATCACATTTATATGTGTGTAGTTAGAAATAGGAATTACGTTTCTTATGTTTTTAGGATTATTTGCAAACACTATTTAAACCCCAGGATGCTTGAGTCAATAATCAACCAAACATTCCCAaaatctctttcttttctttttttctttacaaagAAAATTCCTAGTAAAAGTTAAAAGGATGGGGTTTGAAGATGCATTGAACAAGCCTCCCCTTGACCCCTTCTAGGTTCTAGCTTTATACCTCCCATGATGTACTctttcattcatatcatattgCACTCATCCTCGTTATACCAATAAGCACATTGAAATGGTGAAAGTTGGagtttctctcttttttatGGATCTTGAGGTTGTTGTGGAATTAAGGTCTAAGTTGAAGTTCTCAAGTCTTCAACTTCCACTCACGAGTCTTCAATTTCCACAAgatctttttcaaaaaactaCAACTACCCATAGTACGCACCCACAAGTATTTTCCAATTTCAATGTCATTCCACATTGCAAAAGAAGCAGCCAGCTAACTTCCCATTTCGACTTAACCATTCTCTGTCGTGCGGGTAACGTTTTGGTTTGTATTGTCACTCTGGGAAAGTCACAATAAGTCGTTTTTCTTCTTTGTAATTCCTATCTCTTTCCATTTGTCCGAAAATTGGAGTTCTTGCCTCAGCTTCTAAGTTGACTTGCATGTGTGTCTCAAGACTCACATCTGCTTTTGCCCATGTGTCACAAGAGTCACAATCTAGTGTATCTTCTAGGAAGCTAGGACTACTCACGGGTCCTTTGGCTTCCGAGGACACATTATACTTTTGGACATAAAATTAGTGCAAGCCATGTCTTAACTTTTTGCCCAAGCTCTATAAGAATGATGTGTCAACAGCTAGGAGCGGGGAACAGACGGGTCGGATCAAATATGAGTGAATGTAATCTAAAAATAGGTTGAacaaaaataggtaaaattttcTGACTCGCCTATATTTAACATGGATAAAAAATGGGTTAACCAACAGCTAATATGGACATCCATATTATCATCCATATTACTCGAGGTTTCAAGATTAATCAGGTAATAACACaagctaaaagtcaaaataagCAGAGACTCTCAGAGAGCAAGAACTCCTGAAAAATGACAAGCCGACAAATGGGTATATTGATAATAtggatattcatattatccatcTAGATATCCATTTTCCAGTGGATAATATCCATATTTGATCCATTTTTTAATGGTCTCGTATCCCACCCATATTTAATGGGTCGGATTACAtggttaattgttttttaaaaaaaaaaacattttgcCAGCCCTAACTCTGTCCTAACAGAGTGAACGGTGGGACAGGAGTTTTTTATAAGATGTCTTTGTCCAACAATATTCCCTGGGGTCACCTATATCATATTTCTCTTCTAGCTCGTGGATTCTCTCTTATATCAAATTATAGCTGAAATTTTTTTGCCTTTCCTCCTCTTCATATGAACAACAATTCAAAAAGCTTCAAGCGATTACTAGGCATGTTCAGAATTTAAGAAGCTATGCCTTCTATAATAATATTGGTATAACCAAAAAGACATAATCATAGATAAAAACTGCGATGTGTCTTCAAATGAGAGTTCTTTGCCTACAAGAGAGGAAGCATAGAAGTCGAATAAACAAATTTTCTTCACAACCTAAATCACTGAGAGAATTATGACCAACAAGGCCTCACAACATCAACGACTAGATGATCAGCTGTAAGGCCtttgctattttatttttttaatatgactATGGTGTCGGGACCAGCTAGCATGCATCTTCATTATTTCACCCCACAAGTACAGGTACCGTGTTACTCTGTCTACCAAATCTTAGGCAGATGGGAAGAAATCACCAAATGTTTTTTGTCTCTGCGGGAATTTGAAACTGAGACATCACCGTTATCCTCACACTTCATTGACAACTAAGTCACACCGTTCTTTGCTGTATTTCCAACAACAAGGACAATATCCTAATCAATTCAAAGAATTACTAAACTAGGAGTCCATGATAATATGCTGGGAGGCCTTCGATCAATTCAAAATGCAAGTGAACTCTATTAACCCATTCCTTTAAATTGTATATCAGTTAATGCAACTTCAACTTAATAGTGAAAGCTTGTTCCAAATGGTTTTCTTAAAAAACCAtcaaaaaaacataacatatacTATAAGATTTGCAGATTTAAGACCACTAGACTAAATGGTAACTTACCTTCTTTGCGCGTTTAATGGCAACTGTTTGGCCATCTGGTAGTTGAGCTTTGTAGACCATTCCAAACCCTCCCTCTCCAATTTTTAGGGATGAAGAGAAATTTTGGGTAGCTTTAAGAGCCTGATTCATGTTGAGGTGAATGGAGCCAATTCTATTGAGTTTCGGAGACATGCTAAATCTAGAGGGACTAGGCGGCACTCGAAGTGGACTAGCTGGCACTCGTAGTGGACTGCCTGGTGCTTTTTCAGGAACAAAATTCATCTCCAAAGAAGACGCAGAGTCCACTGCAAGGTAAATATAATATCTTTATAAATAACCACCACATCCAACAAAGCATCAAGTATCAGACTTTCAGCAGAGATTCCAAATTAATCTTAAGTAGATACTAGACAGATACTATAGGAGTGACGTCATTGGAATATTCATCCGTCAGTACTTGAATTCAGAATCAGAAATGCCagtttttaaataaagaaagaaaggcCCAAAAAAAGATGGCCATATTCTGTTTGCGCGCCAAGTAGCTGTACAGAAGAATGTAAAACGCTATAAACTGAATACAGGAACATTGAAACGGTCAACTCACTTGAATTAGGATCCTTCACAAGAGCAGATTGGTCCGTTTCCTTCTTCCTTGATCGACAACAAGGGCAAATTAAGCCACAGCATAGAATAAAAAATGCTGGTACTGCCATGAACAACTTTTTTGGGGTTACTGAAATATCATCAGCATGCTTTTCCTTGGCCTTCTGTGATGTATCATCGAAATTGTGTCTGTTGGATCCTTGTCTGACCAACTTGTGTATAAATTTTCTTCCAGACTTGAAATGCAACTCATCTGCAAGAAGTGTGGACTAAGTATATCACTACACAAATTATAAACAGCAAATATCCAATGGAAGCAATTAGGGGAAATACAGAAAAGTTAAATGATTTCTATGAAGAACGTCTTAAGAGTACTCTGGGAAACACATTTGAAAACAATATTGTAGCATACCAATCAATACGTCCAATCCACAATATTGAAACCCAACATTTTGGATAACGCAATGCTCTGCATGATCAAATTTGAGGGCTTTGCAGAATAAATCTTTATCTGCTAATATGCCATTTACATAAAATACTTGGCGATTTAGATCATCTGAATAGTCAACTCGGTAAATTTCACAAGCTTCTTTATGTCCCAGCAGCCGAGAAGCAAAAATTAGCGGAAATTGCAACAGCAACAGTAAACACAGCACAACTACAGCCATTTTCATTAAAAAGTGTCATAATTTCCCCATTTTGTAAAACCAAAATACACTGGTTCCATTACAAAATCTTTAGTAGTCACAATAAACAAGATACAAGCCAAGACTCCTCCTTTCCaagtcaagtcaagaagtccAGTCAGAGTCACAAACCAATAAACAGGAACATTTGGTTCAGATAAGCATTAATCAGGCAGCATCAACCTCTGCAATCGACGTGGTGAAGAGTCAACTTTTTCTTCCAGTTCCAACAGGATCAAAGTGGAAACTACCTCACTCAACAATCAAAATAAGTACACAGTCCAGATTCCTTCAGACTTCAGCTAAACAATTGAACAGAACCCAATAACCAAGTCTTCCAATAGTTCAGAACTCCAATTTTCACAAGGAATTCAAGCTAAGCTCTAAGAAACAGCTACACTCCAATAGACAGTTCTTCTACAAAGATACCAGATAAGAAGATTCAATCACATACCCAATTACCAACCACTTAAACAAAACAAACCAGATCAAAAACACAAACACCCAATTCAGCAAAAAGCTAGAATTTTTACACTATGGGCATTAAAACTTGTCTTACCCCACTTCACCAAACAACCCAAATAACCAAACCAGAACAAGAAATCCCCAAATACACAAATACCCAAACACCCAATTCAGCAAAAATCTAGAATCTTTACACCATGGGCATTAAAAATAGTCTTACCCCACTTCACCAATCAACCCAAACAAACAAACCAGATCAAGAAACTCCCAAATACCCAATTCAGCAAAAAGCTAGAATCTTTACAATATGTGCATTAAAACTAGTCCTACCCACTTCACCAAACAATCCAAAAACACAAATCAGATCAAGAAAACCTCAAAAAACTAAACACCCAATTCTCCAAAAAGCTAGTATTTTCACCAACTTCACCTCACATACAACAAAACCCTGTAATATTTTGCAGTTGAAAACACAAAGATCACTGTTGACTTTATCATATATCCAAAAACCAGAAGCAAGAATCAGTGAATATGGATTGTGTATGAAGAGAAAAACAAACCTGCAAACTACATAAAGGCGGCTGAGGTTTCTTGTAGGCAATAATATTATAGAGATGAGTAAAAAGATTAGAGATGATTTTACCAAAATTTGGACAAGATGGGGGCTAGTGAGGTGAAAAATGGCTGTCAACTACGTAACATATGAAGTCAATGAATACGTATGCATTCAGACGGCTAAACGCTGAGGATTTTTGACTGTTCAAGAAACTCATTTGCCCACTCTCACTTCGATTTGCCGTATTATTTTGATGAGTATAATGTTTGTTGTTAtcataaattacatatttaataaCACAAAATAGAAATGAATCgagaatttgaaaattttggatgtatcaaatattatttttagactaaatttaaaataaaaataacacgcTAATTGGATTTCGTTTATGATTTCTCTACCTTGTAGCAACAAGGTAAGAGAACTCTTA contains these protein-coding regions:
- the LOC107026175 gene encoding calmodulin-binding receptor-like cytoplasmic kinase 3, yielding MKMAVVVLCLLLLLQFPLIFASRLLGHKEACEIYRVDYSDDLNRQVFYVNGILADKDLFCKALKFDHAEHCVIQNVGFQYCGLDVLIDELHFKSGRKFIHKLVRQGSNRHNFDDTSQKAKEKHADDISVTPKKLFMAVPAFFILCCGLICPCCRSRKKETDQSALVKDPNSMDSASSLEMNFVPEKAPGSPLRVPASPLRVPPSPSRFSMSPKLNRIGSIHLNMNQALKATQNFSSSLKIGEGGFGMVYKAQLPDGQTVAIKRAKKEHFDALSNEFRSEVELLAKIEHRNLVRLLGFVDKGNERLIITEYVANGTLREHLDGGRGKILDFHQRLEIAIDIAHGLTYLHLYAEKQIIHRDVKSSNILLTESMRAKVADFGFARLGGSDADKTHVSTQVKGTVGYLDPEYMKTYQLTPKSDVYSFGVLLLEVLTGRRPVELRRPPDERVTLRWVFRKYNEGSVFEMLDPLMKESVNGEILVKMFGLAIQCAAPTRKDRPDMKIVGEQLWAIRMDYLRNGRRQ